The DNA window ttttactccaaATGCTGCTGCTATCTGATCAGAGTTATGACCAATGTTAATCaagtgagcaatgtggccccttggcctcttgtttaattacCTTAAATATGCAGATTTTTATTACCGTAAGGCGTTACATTGATATAGTGTATGTAGGAAAGGttcaattaatgaagattttattaattaatctgTATAAATGTGCTGTAGGAGACAGGACCAACAGTGTGTGGAGATGAATGGAGTGACCCAGAGTTGATGGAATATCTGGGTGCCAGACTGACCAAAACTCTGGGAAACAACTTGTAAGTAACGGGTCAGTCTTTTATAAGCCATCCAAGTAAGAAATAAGCAACTCTCTATTTTCTTATGCAATAATTATAAGTCGTCCGAGTCTGGTAACTTATGTTTTCTTTCCTATATCTATATTTGTAAGATATCGGGGTCAGCATCTATGAATTTCAAGAAAAGACTTATAATGCTTTCAAGAAATAATATTCTTAATATAATTGGCACACGCACCATCaaacatgaaaaaaagaaagttaaGTTTCTGTTACAGTAAAACATACAGCAAAGTGCCAgaataatcaattttaattcaatataagCATTTATAGTAATTCATTACAAGCATTTGTAgtaattcattttaattcactGTAAAAGAAATTGCTGTAACCAAGTTCTACTATATGTTTTTAGATAAGGAATGTCAGAGAACACTTTGTATTTACTAATTAGTGTTTACATCATTAATCATAGAAACTGAATTTTAGTGCTTCaatattgaaattgattttatgttactggttttttatttatttttatttatagtcAAGAATATATTTCTCAAGACACAGTGAGAATTATTCTGAACAAGCTAGAGAAGAGGGGATACAAGCTTAAAGCTATGACTGGGTTAGGACAGACTTGTATTTGGACACTACATAAGGAACTCGATGATGAATGAAAGAATGTGATTTTGTAAACGGATGAAAGCTATAAGAGGGGCCAAAACTAGTTGAAATGGAGATTTATCATaactcaaaaagaaaaaaaagctttgttatatacttgtatattatacttaatatatttatgtgatgatcattttcataataaaagataaaaataacagAACTGTCCAAATGAAGAATACCtaagttcatgtacatgtaccgtcAAGCTTTTATCTCATGGGGTCTAATAGAGGCTGATGATATGTGGGTACATGGAACCTTGAAATTGAGAGAACAATAAACATTCTTTGGAAGGAAAGTGGGActgtttattgaaaatatagaaTAGAAAATGCAAAGTAAAAGCTAATGgtagttacattttttttatgaacaacATAGTCCTTGGGAAGCTGCAGAGGAAAAGTTTGGCAAGTTAACTAAACTTTCagaagagttatttccctttgctTAACTATTGGGCATTTCAGAATCTACATTACATCAGAATGTTTgcaaaatatcatgtttttcataataaattgtaaatatttaagaaataaggaatcgTTCCTTGAGAATAATGAGGAGATAAAATATGGTTGGGGTGATCAAATCTAATAAtaaaagcccaaagggctttatgataaatttgatcaatacaatgtcatatttctataattttcagaaattctatgataaaataatagaaaagtcatagatgaaatgtattggacaaaacatttcaaaattgatttgtataAAACTGTTATTACAGACAAgataatatttacttttttgagTGTCTTTGTCTGAAAAAAGTAATATTATCTTATAAAGGTTTTAAAGGATTTTCCCTCATAGTAGGTAATGTATCACCCTTAAACatcaattcttaaaaaaaaaaaatctgtcatGATTTCCATGGATCAAATAAGGATGAAATGGAGGCATAAATGATATCCTGATGCACATCACTGTTTGCTACTACTGTAAATGGGGGTTATTTTCACCCCATGCTTTTTATCACCTttctctatacatgtacttacaaacGGTTTCGCCCCATCTTGATTTCACCCAGACTCAGTAAGAAATAGAAACATGTACTGGTACTCTTTCTTATTAACACAGTTATTAAAAGAGCGTTTTGAATTTGCTCGGTCTTTTAATTTGACCGCTGAAAATATTTCACTGCATACAGTATGTTTTATAATGCAATACCTGGTATGTGACTGAACAAAATTTGCAcgatgttgtacatgtactaacacaAGCTGTGGGTTTTGTATATTCTACTTCCACAAAGTACTGCTCACTCTCTCAATAGACACAAAACCTGTAGTTTGTGACAATGATGATGTTGTATGCAGATGCATTTAGTACATTAATCATGCACTCTATCAAAACACTGTTACTTTGATTTTCTTGAACTAAGGACATCTTGCAACCACCCTTGTTCTATAGTTCTTGGCATGCTTCCTCTTCctgattattttcaaaattatttcattctATACTTGAAAGCTATGCTAAAACAAAGTTAAGTGAAAGATCAAGGATCCTTGAAATAGCAAAAGGGTActataaaaagtaaaacatgGTTACAGCAAATATGCTTTTAACAGATTCCACACTAACAGCCAAGTCAGTTTCATTCCAACATTCTGATCGTAAATTACTGGTATGTTATAAACTTATTGGGTATAAGGAAAATTATGAATTATGTTTagatcaaatatataaaaagttagTCTCCATTTGCCACTTTGCTTTAAagtacctcactacacccagacttatactttttaagagactacgtcacaagatggcgatttaaatatttcgttaaactgtttatatcgtcgtatctcagtggttaaagtattgggcttctgaaccgcagttcatgagttcgaatcctcCTGGagtttttgttcatgtttactgaattaaatattcgaaaatgtaatttttcatccaaaattgcacatttttttgcctgtttgacttaaatacttcttttccattatgatatctatcataatcatgtaattttctgctgatttgagaaaatatttcaaggtgtagtgaacCATCTTAAGCATATTTTACTACGTATATGCCTTACATGTTCTATGATCAGcaaacaagaaatatttttgtagtttcAATGAAACACTAACTGAAGTTAAAGTTCCTTTATGAAACATCATAGATCTTTGTCTTCCATTTTTTGTAGGAATTAATGAGAATGAGCACTGaattttcatcattatttaattataactaattcaaacttgcatacatgtaacacaaaGGCTTGTTTTAATAGTCACAAATGGTACAGGGTAACGCTTCATAAtgatatacaaaagaaaaacaaattatacGACATACACTCATACATTACATCTATGTGATTATGAGATATGTCAACTCTTACACCATTTCATTTTGTGTAAATTTAAGGTCATTTCATaagttttttttgcaaaaaagaatAACTCTTCAACAATGTCACGacaaatttttacaattaattatgCATAAACATATAACAgcaaaaaaaggaaatatttaacaaaagaaggaattttttaatcaactgtttcaaagaaaaatcaggacataattatttttaaaaaatcaaacatctaATGTTAAGTTAGACTAGTTTGAAAGATCACACTTGCAAATAAAAAAGAGCATAATTAAAACAATGTGTTAAAACAAGCATACAGATAAGGACTACGATAAGATAGAAATTTTTGGAGTGTTAATGTAATATGGTATTCCTTTAGAAAATTGATCAGTATTTAGAAATTAGCCTCCCATCCTCATGcattattaagattttaaaaccaTGAAATATGATCTTAATTTAAGCTGTTTAAATAACACAAAAGCTCTAGGTCTAATGCTTAGCACATAGGCATGCATATAGGGTAACTTAATCTACCAAGTAAAGGTATGCTTGGTTTTCATACCTCACTTTTAAGTTACAAGAAAAACCAAATACTATATTGCACTGTATTAATGGCACAATATCTGAAACtgataacaatatatatataggaaCATTTCCTTTTTgtaactttattttttcaaattaattattatttaaaatcagtCCAAATTGTATGAATATTGCAAACATCTTAAAGGATGTGCCATATACGTCCCTATTTGTTaaatacaacatacatgtatatataccggtatataatatTCTCTAATTTCCCtgaacattttttaagtgttttaaaatattatggttTTACTTTCCACCCTTTCAATTCAACAACCAATAATGGCAATTCATTGATCAAGAGTGTAAAGCTTCAAAGTTCTGTTAAAATAAGAATGAAATCCTCAACAGATGATTAACCTTTGGATCAGGCAAAATTTCAGTTGTATAGcaaaatgtatataataaaaatcagcAAGTATATACATACAGGAACTGGTATAtcaaggatatatatatatacatacatgcacAATTAATCAATGAAAGGCAAACCAATCTCGTAAATGACTAGACTGTGTTAAAGTTATCAGTATATTGGTGCCACAATTAACTAATTAActaattaattcaatttatgAACAGTTCTGAATTTGTGTTGGAAAATATTGCCAATCAATATCAAGAAGATTCATTGCTCTTATATCTTGGTATTTTCCACTAGATATATTCCATTTACATGTTGTGAGGGTTCAAtacataccggtacatgtatagtataaaaaattaactttcaACTGCAACATTAATTGCTACTACAGTTAAATAATTTCAggaattaaattttcttataCAATGCTAATTAATTGATCATAGTTTTCCATCTGTATACTTGTATCTATACACATATACAGAAGGTGAAACACACAAAacaaatgtattggacttcttTCATGCTTAACCAACAACATACCGGTACATGGATACACACACAAATGTGTATTTGTAATCACATTCTATTGCACTTATACAAGGATATgggtagctacatgtataatcttTAAAATGCCATACATAAAATTTATCATGGGATCATGTGATCTAGGGTTACTAGTATGTCATATAATGAAAGGCCTGAAGAGATATCTATCAGCTCGATACTGAACAGTAAACATCAAACAGCAAGGAACAACTTCACAGCAGTTATATACTTAACCCAATAAAATTATCAGAACAAAATGGTTGACAATGTAGTATTCATGAATAAGATAGTTTACAATATGTAGTATTCACTATTCAGTGCCTGTGCATTATCTCCAAGCAATATTTGTGTCATCATCACATATGTCCACACTACTTAATCAAATGGATAAAACAGAATTTTCTAACaatcaccatatacattgtaataCTATAGTACTTTCACttcacattacatgtatttgttacacagttaatattttacataaagcATAATAGCTAGGTTTCATCTTGGAAGATTATATTCTTATCACTGTTTGGCTCCTTGTAATCATGTTCAGATACCAGCTGTGGTAAAtcatcattacatgtacatgcttttGAGGACTCTTTACTCTCTATTGCATACAAGATCACCCCAGAAATACAGCATTAATTTAGAACTGCATAAGGTCAATCGCTTTACTCATTcaatttctacattttttttaacgatCAACTTGTATAGTAAGCAGCAATAAATGGTTTGAAATTACACACACTGATTTACTTTTGATGCCAAACTGGAAGCTAGTAAAATGATACCAATTTGACTACATTTAGACAGAGATGaaattattgatgttttcaATGGATGGTTTTAACAGATCTCTTCACAAAATTTCCTTCCAAAACAAAAGGTTCATACTGAATacgttttcaaaatttttcctttttcttggATGGAGGGATAAGATGATCGGGTAAATCGGCCGGTAAATCATGGCCTTCCAACTTGATCTTGATCAGATGATTTGCTAAAGCCCACTCGTCCATGTCCAACATTCCGTCTTTGTCGATGTCGGCCAGTTTCCAGATTTTGCCGAGGACAGAATTGGGAAGCTTGCTCTTGACCATTTCCTGCTTGGCTGCAGCTCCGGTGATCTTCCCGTTGATGGGGTTCAGCTTGTCAAAGGATTCGTCATAATCCATCTTGTTTTGGTTCACCACCCATTCTCGCTCGCCTCTTCCTTCATCCACTCCTTCGCCTCGCCCGTACCCAAACATGCTCTGGTTCATGGTATCGAATGCTCCACCTTTGACTTGCGGTTCTCTGGACATGACAGCTTCTTCGTTTGGAATCATCTGCATCAGACGGGCTATGTCCACAGACAACATCTGGTCAACGATTTCTATAAGTTTTGGTTTTAGGGCATGAAACTTGGTGAAATCATGATGCGTCAGCTGTTCTTGCATGCGCTTCATGTCTGGGAAATCTCCAAGTGAAATCTGGTGATCTCTCTGTATTCTAGCATAAACCTCTCCTAGATTCTTGATCAAATCTTTCTTTTTGTTGTCCTTTCCAAACATGGAAGGCATATCTTTTCGGAGTTCACTGATGATGTATGCATGGACctagtaaaatgaaaaacatggaATGAAGATATAAATTTCACTAGAACACATCAAatatgaaattcaaaaatatttttatttgggACACTTGTCAGAATatcaaaactgaaatttttcttGAAAGTTCTTTAAACTGTGATATAATGTGATCAACTGAATTAACTGGAATTAAAAGTAtatgattttgataatttttttttttcagtgtgttAGTTTTTATTCAGCAAAATAAGATGGCACAtctgtttacaatttttttttacaactgttAGGTTGATCTGTCTATATTTCTCATGACAGCTAGAGCATCACTTTTCACAATACCttgtctataaaaatataaaccacCAAGTTTTGTTTGCATTTCTGAGTCCATACTGACAAAGGTGGGAATTTTTAACATTCCATAGGCTAATTCGTATGCAAAAATGACTTAATGGGTATGTCCCCATTGTATAAATCATTTACATGAAAGATGACCTAAACTGTAAAGTATCTCAAATATGAGAAACTctaatatttaatgattaaataataTAAGCATCTGACTTTTCATCTGTATCAAGATAGTTTTATAAGTTAATAAATACCATATGCAAGAAATACATTCATATTGGAACAAGTCTGtgtatgttaaaaatataaattgtgagaGAAAAATACACTCTCAAAATGAACATGTGTATGGCTTTAATGTTATAATGACACCTGTTGCTTCAATAAATTGAAGAGGCCTTTCTGTTGGTTTTAAATTTGAGCTATGGCCACAGGCACTTAATTAACTATCTGGAGCCCATAAAAACAAGTGTAACGTTACTCCACCTAGTCAACTACAAgtgtatatataccggtatatttatcTATAGACTTAAGAGTCAGACCAAGCATTAGCAAGGAATGCCATTTGGGTGTGGAAATGACGAAGTAGAATAGCTTGTCTAATATATGTAGTTATTTACCAGATAtcatttcattcaaattaaataaaagtttgtgATTCTATGAAACTACAAGTATGTTTTGTTGAATACAaggaaaaataaaagtaaatttaagaATAAGGAAGAGAAAAACTAGACACCGGTAAACACTTGGTAAAGTAATCAGAAATAAAGTAGGATATGTACACTGTAAGAGTGTGGTTTCACATTACTGAGCAAGATCATTTAGATCATAAAAGGTGTCACTTTACTTTTCTGTTTTTAAGCAACCTCaactgttttcaaattttcaaacactAGCGTTTTCTGTTCTGTGCATTGAGATGCATAGGTAAACAACATTGCAGTACAGGTGCACGTACATTTAAAACCTGAacctattatatatatatatttggtgtaaaacatttatcataATAAGGACAGTCTGTCAATATTAGCTAGGTGCTGCATGCACACATACCCTGTCTAGGGTATCGTACTGACGAACAAGGAAATAAATCCATGTGACAGTAGATAATAGACCTACATGGCTCTGATTAAAGGTACATGACGTGTTCTTATTTCAGTATCGAGCAGTTTTGgtcatatttttagaaaaagaaacttAACAAGATTCTTTACCAATTATATTATGGACTGGCATCGTAACTACTTGACCAATATTCTTGtcaaaaaatttcatatgcTATTTGTGTATTACTATGGTATATTTATTCAGTCAgcatacttttacatgtaaatagataTTCAGATATTCCAATACAACTTCCCAATAAATTAAGTAAATCTTTAGTcaatttaaatgcatgtatattttcatgtaATAAAAATGGTTGTTCTGAATAAAATTACCAAGAAATATATAccaaatatatttgttaatcTTGAGTATAACTCTATTTCTGACGTAATCTCCTCATCTGATTTCTCACTCAACATTCATTGAAACACATAGCAgagctaaaaacaaaaccatTCAGTTTTACAAGCTCCATTTGAAAATCATCTGCACACATGCAGCCATTTTACCCACAACTTATTTCATACGATTGACTgcaattataatcaaagttgaAAATAAACTTGTTCCCAAAAGCTTCTATCTTttgagtttttatttcaattactttAACTGATGGAGTTGTCACATGATTCAAAGTATTAAgtatgtatttcttttaaattaaaatatttcacagttcaATTTTCTCTGAACAGCATGGAGTGCATGAATTTTTATGAAAGCATTATCAAAAAGTTAATGTAATATACCCGATTAGATACGAGGTTAAATTTGCACATTAAAAACCAGTGCAAAAAGGTTACCAACCTAGCCCTTCATTGTTCTTATCATGCTAGAAAagtcaaatacattttttaataaaaaatttatggaCGAAATCACATCATACTTTAATTCACTCTCAATTGATGGTTTATTCTGAACTAAATGTGCTTTAAATTTTATCTGagaatttttacatttactGAAATATTACTTCACAATAAAGCATACattgtcatacatgtacaagacaTACAATATAGTTATGTAGATGATCCATTAAATGTCAGATAACCACCTCTTCCCCCTGAGGCTTTCAATCatgattttctttacatttcatACCTGCATACCTGAAGACACTAATCAGTTTTCCTTGTATTTACTATTTACATGTTACAATGATAGAACAGCAAGCAGGATTCAggattaatataatatttatcaaacccCATTTCTAATGCAATCTGTTTCTTTTCAGAACCAAGGTTTACATCAATCAATGTGTAAACAGTTTATAGAAAGAGGACAAAAGGTTACAATCACTGTCTACATTATATTGTTATTTGTTTCTCGTACCAGTtttccattgaaaaaaaatctttgcttgATTCAAACTCATACTCTGAGTCTCTATTGAAAGTAGAAACTGCAGCGGGCTGAACTATCATTATTAAAAGAGCTTAGCGCACACAGctacatatttacatgtttgGCTAAGGATGGGTGTTGCCTTAACAAATTGATAGGTTGTGGTTTCAACATGTATACCGGTACTCTATACTTGTGATGCTGTGTTGTTTTTCTCCTCAGAAAGCATTGACCAGTCAGACAATCATCAAGTCAAAAGATCATTTACCACTTGCATATACAAGTGAATTAGTGATAATTTTGACCCTCCCCTCCCAAATGAAACAACATGTATTAAGTATCCAAAGTTGAGACAGCTTCTTCAAGTATACAGTGGGTCTAGTAAACAATCTTGATGATCATGGAGCTTTTGCACAATAATAAGCATATACCGGTAGCATCAAATGTGTCCTGTTGCTAGTGATCAATTGTTTCATTAACGCTTAACTTCCTCTACTGACTATAATATTGATTTACACTGCtatcaaaattatatcaaatacatgtatattgtctaAACATTTCAAGATAATCTTGGAACTCAGACTCATGAGCATCAGTGATATAGATGAGTTCACATTTAGCATGTGTTTTGGCATTGAACTGTGTaaacaaacaattatttttggagCAGTTTAGGTCAGACGACacattcctcaattttataCAACTTTTTcaaggaatttgttaatggtttgcTACTACTTTAACAaactttcttgcaaaaaattagggtaccactaccttaccaggcattttgcaaaatactagagtatgcaatttcctatataatcttcttgaaaatatacttgaattgctgatataaaaattaataaatatacaccacagcgaaattcactatgTGGGAACTCTATCTCGGCCAGGGCAGGGCTTTGAACTCATGACCTCTAGAACCTAATCGCTTCTGGTACTAGTGAGCGGCcgcggttctaaccactcggccatctagaaATATAACCATATTCAAGtaaatattaatcatttaaaaaaaaatatataaaattaatattttttattggaacaaGGAACCTTAAGCTTATAATAACAAAGCATTGTAACAAGGAATCTTAACAAGGAACCTTATTATAAcaaggagatacaaaaaagattctcgaggaacatgtcgtctgaccttaaaacgTTTCACTGCTTTAGGGGCCAATTAGATTGCAAACCTTAATTTTATCTCTATCAAAAACATTCCTTTCATAGATGAGTTTCTGGTGGGTACAGAAATGATTCCTAAATGTATCTAGGACAGGAAATCAGGCAATTAAATGATCAAATATCACAAAGTATGGATGTCCAAGGAAACTAACACTACACCATTGTGGAGTTTGGAACTTTTTACACCTGGATACATTAGTTAGAAGAgaatgaataaaatcacaagTCTTATgaatttcaagaaaaattaaggaataaggaatctttctttgagtattatgaggtgataattttggtcggagcatga is part of the Crassostrea angulata isolate pt1a10 chromosome 3, ASM2561291v2, whole genome shotgun sequence genome and encodes:
- the LOC128177915 gene encoding GTP cyclohydrolase 1 feedback regulatory protein-like is translated as MPYVMISTQIRLETGPTVCGDEWSDPELMEYLGARLTKTLGNNFQEYISQDTVRIILNKLEKRGYKLKAMTGLGQTCIWTLHKELDDE